The Candidatus Bipolaricaulota bacterium genome has a segment encoding these proteins:
- a CDS encoding DUF4872 domain-containing protein has translation MYSRFLREEAKITGEDRFNESVAEFQRIGDKWKVVAEIFKGASEADDPAAALPEIQAPLPELADLEEAAWSRLRKIVQ, from the coding sequence ATGTACAGCCGCTTCCTGCGGGAGGAAGCCAAGATCACCGGCGAAGACCGATTTAACGAGAGCGTCGCCGAGTTCCAGCGCATCGGCGATAAGTGGAAGGTGGTGGCGGAGATATTCAAAGGCGCTTCCGAAGCGGACGACCCGGCGGCGGCATTGCCGGAGATACAAGCCCCACTGCCGGAACTGGCCGACCTGGAAGAAGCCGCCTGGTCACGGCTGCGCAAGATAGTTCAGTGA